From the Micromonospora sediminicola genome, one window contains:
- a CDS encoding RrF2 family transcriptional regulator: MKLSGGVEWALHCCVVLTTAAQPVPAARLAELHDVSGSYLAKQLQALSRAGLVTSVQGKAGGYVLTRAAEQITVLDVVTAVDGAQPAFVCTEIRQRGPLASPPEACTRPCAIARAMADADAAWRDALRAMSVADLARSVDEDYGPATLAGVRAWLGGPDDAGRG; encoded by the coding sequence GTGAAGCTGTCCGGTGGGGTCGAGTGGGCCCTGCACTGTTGCGTGGTGCTGACCACGGCCGCGCAGCCGGTGCCGGCCGCGCGGCTGGCGGAGCTGCACGACGTCTCCGGCAGCTACCTGGCCAAGCAGTTGCAGGCGCTCTCCCGCGCCGGCCTGGTGACCTCCGTGCAGGGCAAGGCCGGCGGATACGTGCTCACCCGGGCGGCGGAGCAGATCACCGTGCTCGACGTGGTGACCGCCGTCGACGGCGCCCAGCCCGCGTTCGTCTGCACCGAGATCCGCCAGCGCGGGCCGCTGGCGAGCCCACCCGAGGCCTGCACCCGGCCGTGCGCCATCGCCCGGGCCATGGCCGACGCCGACGCCGCCTGGCGCGACGCGCTGCGCGCGATGTCCGTGGCCGACCTGGCCCGCAGCGTGGACGAGGACTACGGGCCGGCCACGCTCGCCGGGGTACGCGCCTGGCTGGGCGGGCCGGACGACGCCGGCCGGGGCTGA
- a CDS encoding MFS transporter: protein MRRNAVLFVAISLLSGLGSSAMALVAGIWILDLTGSTGLAALAGLCVYTPVLAGPWLGGLLDRAPRRPLVIGVNLALAAVLLSLLTVQGPDQAWLIFVVSLAYGVGYVLIDAGETALLPAALDPARLADVNGWRSSAQEGMKLVAPLLGAGLYAWRGGHPVAVFSAATPVLVAALYAALRLRRTPAPARTGEPRPGLRAGLAVLLRRRAVRVPVALAAVSIAMSGFTTAPLYAVVVTELALPSTFLGVLAGAQGAGSVLAGLAVGRLVGRWGEVGVGIAGTALFAAGCLGRCLPWWPATVAASVVIGVGLPWTLVAAVTAVQTRTPATVLGRVAGTANTAMFGPITLAIPLGSAAVHVGGRPPLLAAAATCLAAAAAATVRRQSGSDVDRRDRWRISSGRERSRSFR, encoded by the coding sequence GTGCGTCGCAACGCCGTCCTGTTCGTGGCCATCTCCCTGCTGTCCGGCCTCGGCAGCAGCGCCATGGCCCTGGTCGCCGGCATCTGGATCCTCGACCTCACCGGCTCCACCGGCCTGGCCGCGCTCGCCGGGCTCTGCGTCTACACCCCGGTGCTGGCCGGGCCGTGGCTCGGCGGGCTGCTCGACCGGGCGCCTCGGCGACCGCTGGTCATCGGCGTCAACCTCGCGCTGGCCGCCGTCCTGCTCAGCCTGCTCACCGTCCAGGGCCCGGACCAGGCCTGGCTGATCTTCGTCGTCTCGCTCGCGTACGGCGTCGGGTACGTGCTGATCGACGCCGGCGAGACCGCGCTGCTGCCGGCGGCGCTGGACCCCGCGCGCCTGGCCGACGTCAACGGCTGGCGCTCCAGCGCCCAGGAGGGCATGAAGCTGGTCGCGCCGCTGCTCGGGGCCGGGCTCTACGCCTGGCGGGGCGGGCACCCGGTCGCCGTGTTCAGCGCCGCGACGCCGGTGCTCGTCGCCGCGCTCTACGCGGCCCTGCGGTTGCGCCGGACGCCGGCGCCCGCACGGACGGGCGAGCCCCGGCCCGGCCTGCGGGCCGGGCTCGCCGTCCTCCTCCGGCGGCGGGCGGTACGCGTACCGGTCGCGCTCGCCGCGGTGTCGATCGCGATGTCCGGCTTCACCACCGCGCCGCTCTACGCCGTGGTCGTCACCGAACTGGCCCTGCCGTCGACGTTCCTCGGCGTGCTGGCCGGCGCCCAGGGCGCCGGTTCCGTGCTCGCCGGGCTGGCCGTCGGCCGGCTCGTCGGCCGCTGGGGCGAGGTCGGGGTGGGGATCGCCGGCACGGCGCTGTTCGCCGCCGGCTGCCTGGGTCGGTGCCTGCCCTGGTGGCCGGCCACGGTCGCCGCCTCGGTGGTGATCGGCGTGGGTCTGCCCTGGACGCTGGTCGCCGCCGTCACCGCCGTGCAGACGCGCACGCCGGCGACGGTGCTGGGGCGGGTGGCCGGCACCGCGAACACGGCGATGTTCGGACCGATCACGCTGGCCATCCCGCTCGGCTCGGCGGCCGTCCACGTCGGCGGTCGTCCCCCGCTGCTCGCCGCCGCGGCGACCTGCCTGGCCGCCGCGGCGGCGGCGACGGTCCGTCGTCAGTCCGGTTCGGACGTCGACCGGCGGGACAGGTGGCGGATCAGCTCCGGACGCGAGCGCAGCCGCAGCTTCCGGTAG
- a CDS encoding universal stress protein produces the protein MTIHSADPVVVGVDGSATALDAVRVAAREAAFRHRPLRVVHAFIWPLTRAPLTPAPGAPAGAGLRNQAERCVAEAVAEAGKVAPDVPVTGVVVDGAPAAVLVEESRRATLMVLGHRGLGGFAGLLIGSVTLQVSARAHCPVLVTRGEARADGPVVVGVDGSAHSGVAVGFAYEEAARRGAPLVVVHAWLYPTPIGPGDIVPLVYDPEALAEESRRILAEAVAGWSERYPDVEVRQRSVRGAPARVLVEQSASAQLVVVGAHGRGALAGLLLGSVSHAVLHHAHAPLVIARHAG, from the coding sequence ATGACGATCCATTCCGCGGACCCCGTCGTGGTGGGGGTGGACGGCTCCGCCACCGCCCTGGACGCGGTGCGGGTGGCCGCCCGCGAGGCGGCCTTCCGGCACCGGCCGCTGCGGGTGGTGCACGCGTTCATCTGGCCGCTGACCCGGGCGCCGCTCACCCCGGCGCCCGGCGCGCCCGCCGGCGCCGGGCTGCGCAACCAGGCCGAGCGGTGCGTCGCCGAGGCGGTCGCCGAGGCCGGCAAGGTCGCGCCGGACGTGCCGGTCACCGGCGTGGTGGTCGACGGCGCGCCGGCGGCGGTGCTGGTGGAGGAGTCACGGCGCGCGACGCTGATGGTGCTCGGCCATCGTGGCCTGGGCGGTTTCGCCGGCCTGCTGATCGGGTCGGTCACCCTCCAGGTGTCCGCCCGCGCCCACTGTCCGGTGCTGGTGACGCGCGGTGAGGCGCGGGCGGACGGCCCGGTCGTGGTGGGCGTGGACGGTTCGGCGCACTCCGGCGTCGCGGTCGGGTTCGCGTACGAGGAGGCCGCCCGCCGGGGCGCGCCGCTGGTCGTGGTGCACGCCTGGCTGTACCCGACCCCGATCGGGCCGGGCGACATCGTGCCCCTGGTCTACGACCCCGAGGCGCTGGCCGAGGAGTCGCGGCGGATCCTCGCCGAGGCCGTGGCCGGCTGGTCGGAGCGTTACCCGGACGTCGAGGTGCGGCAGCGGTCGGTGCGCGGCGCCCCGGCGCGGGTGCTGGTGGAGCAGTCGGCCTCGGCGCAGCTGGTGGTGGTCGGCGCGCACGGCCGGGGCGCGTTGGCCGGGCTGCTGCTCGGTTCGGTCAGCCACGCGGTGCTGCACCACGCGCACGCCCCGTTGGTGATCGCGCGGCACGCCGGGTAG
- a CDS encoding SDR family oxidoreductase has translation MKIVVIGGTGLIGSQVVRELSEAGHDAVPAALSTGVDLISGKGLDEVLSGAEVVVNVANSPTFDEASLEFFRTSMGNLLAAGQRAGVGHQMVLSIVGVDQVPQLDYYRAKTLQEELLRDSGTPWSVVRATQFFEFVDAILSWTSDDSTVRLPATPVQPMAAADVVAAVVDVATGAPLNAVRNVGGPDAFTLDELGRVTLAARHDDRNVVVDDSAGMFAAVDGDVLVPGPDARLAPTHYADWLRSSR, from the coding sequence ATGAAGATCGTCGTCATCGGTGGCACCGGTCTGATCGGGTCGCAGGTGGTCCGCGAGCTGTCCGAGGCCGGGCACGACGCCGTGCCCGCGGCGCTCTCGACCGGCGTCGACCTGATCAGCGGCAAGGGGCTGGACGAGGTGCTGTCCGGGGCGGAGGTCGTGGTCAACGTGGCGAACTCGCCGACCTTCGACGAGGCGTCGCTGGAGTTCTTCCGCACCTCGATGGGCAACCTGCTCGCCGCCGGGCAGCGCGCCGGCGTCGGTCACCAGATGGTGCTGTCGATCGTCGGCGTCGACCAGGTGCCGCAGCTGGACTACTACCGGGCGAAGACGCTGCAGGAGGAACTGCTCCGGGACAGCGGAACCCCCTGGTCGGTCGTGCGCGCCACCCAGTTCTTCGAGTTCGTCGACGCGATCCTGTCCTGGACCTCCGACGACAGCACGGTGCGGCTGCCGGCCACCCCGGTGCAGCCGATGGCCGCCGCCGACGTGGTCGCCGCGGTCGTCGACGTCGCCACCGGCGCGCCGCTCAACGCCGTCCGCAACGTCGGCGGACCGGACGCCTTCACCCTCGACGAGCTGGGCCGGGTCACCCTGGCCGCGCGGCACGACGACCGGAATGTGGTGGTCGACGACTCGGCCGGCATGTTCGCCGCCGTCGACGGCGACGTCCTCGTCCCGGGACCGGACGCCCGACTCGCGCCCACCCACTACGCGGACTGGCTGCGCTCGTCCCGCTGA
- a CDS encoding ATP-binding protein, which yields MGGATVPTLADGTARDGREGLLGRTDECRRLAALLADASDGRGGALVVRGVAGVGKTALLDHCAERAVGMRVLRATGVPFEADLPFSALHELARPLLDRLDGLPAQQADALRTVFAVDGGSRAVNRLAAYVATLTLLTAAAETTPVLCLVDDAHWIDPASAEALLFTARRLLADRVAIVFATRDVPGFDGRGVPELPLTGLAPEAAVRLAMRAGLDRRVATELAVATAGNPLALVELPVTLAEERRHGWLPLEQPLVLADRIRTSVLAHARDLPEATWRALVVCAVAETPGLALLDQVLTVDGLGLDALDRAVDAGLIRVTAREVTFRHPLMRAAVHSAAGPGRRRSAHLAIASVLTGPETADRRAWHLAAATTGPDERVAALLAGSAERAQRRGGVVAEARAYERSARLTPDPDVRAGRLIGAARAWTNAGASRHAVALGEEALGLTRRVDLRCRMTPLLAHLAQQHGDLTVVDDAYLAEAEECARTDPLGAAKMMSAGVNQFWARLDVTGMLPFCERVVELAGTAPGTPWPKGAIRLAAAQVLAGRPEGAGSARDCVAACAGHADGSAAELAQVFCWLGDLDAARALLEPEIDRARAADDVFLLAYALPRLAELRWRAGALHDAYRAATEAVGIAEQVALPLLRAEALATLALVEALLGDESEARTHIDDARRFLPAEFGEVEARLRYAAAMMSVVAARWEEAVTDLEWIRSAQARGGITAPGWLPVAGELAEAYAWLSRPERLRDLPDGGPAATARVAGLLAAEPDLDVVFPAALARCDPTVVPLERARTLLCYGQRLRRAKRRRDARVQLHAALRLFEAAGAQGWARRCRVEIDATGRGAPARDDRTVDRLTSQERQIALHVAEGLTNREIATRIFLSPKTVEYHLGNVYRKLRLRSRPELIRHLSRRSTSEPD from the coding sequence CCGACCCTCGCCGACGGCACGGCCCGGGACGGGCGGGAGGGCCTTCTCGGGCGGACCGACGAGTGCCGCCGCTTGGCCGCGTTGCTGGCCGACGCGAGCGACGGTCGTGGGGGAGCGCTGGTCGTCCGGGGCGTGGCGGGCGTCGGCAAGACGGCCCTGCTGGACCACTGCGCCGAGCGGGCCGTCGGGATGCGGGTGCTGCGCGCCACCGGGGTGCCGTTCGAGGCCGACCTGCCGTTCTCCGCGCTGCACGAACTCGCCCGCCCGCTGCTCGACCGGCTGGACGGCCTGCCGGCCCAGCAGGCCGACGCGCTGCGTACCGTGTTCGCCGTCGACGGCGGGTCCCGCGCGGTCAACCGGCTGGCCGCGTACGTGGCGACGCTGACCCTGCTCACCGCGGCCGCCGAGACGACGCCCGTGCTCTGCCTGGTGGACGACGCGCACTGGATCGACCCGGCCTCGGCCGAGGCGCTGCTGTTCACCGCGCGGCGGCTGCTCGCGGACCGCGTCGCGATCGTCTTCGCCACCCGCGACGTGCCCGGGTTCGACGGGCGTGGCGTGCCGGAGCTGCCGCTGACCGGTCTGGCGCCGGAGGCCGCCGTGCGGCTCGCCATGCGCGCGGGGCTGGACCGGCGGGTCGCCACCGAACTCGCGGTCGCCACCGCCGGCAACCCGCTCGCCCTGGTCGAGCTGCCGGTGACGCTGGCCGAGGAACGCCGGCACGGCTGGCTGCCGCTGGAGCAACCGCTGGTGCTGGCCGACCGGATCCGGACGAGCGTCCTGGCGCACGCCCGCGACCTGCCCGAGGCGACGTGGCGGGCCCTGGTCGTCTGCGCCGTGGCCGAGACCCCCGGGCTGGCGCTGCTGGACCAGGTGCTGACGGTGGACGGGCTGGGCCTGGACGCGCTCGACCGCGCCGTGGACGCCGGCCTGATCCGGGTCACGGCCCGGGAGGTGACGTTCCGCCACCCCCTGATGCGGGCGGCGGTGCACTCGGCGGCCGGACCCGGGCGACGCCGGTCGGCGCACCTGGCGATCGCCTCGGTGCTGACCGGACCGGAGACGGCCGACCGCCGGGCCTGGCACCTCGCCGCCGCGACGACCGGCCCGGACGAGCGGGTCGCCGCGCTGCTGGCCGGGTCGGCCGAGCGGGCACAGCGTCGCGGTGGTGTGGTGGCCGAGGCGCGGGCGTACGAGCGCTCGGCCCGCCTCACCCCGGACCCGGACGTCCGGGCGGGGCGCCTGATCGGAGCCGCCCGGGCCTGGACGAACGCGGGCGCGAGCCGGCACGCCGTGGCGCTCGGGGAGGAGGCGCTCGGACTCACCCGGCGGGTCGACCTGCGGTGCCGGATGACGCCGTTGCTCGCCCATCTCGCCCAGCAGCACGGCGACCTGACCGTGGTGGACGACGCGTACCTGGCCGAGGCGGAGGAGTGCGCGCGCACCGACCCGCTCGGCGCGGCCAAGATGATGAGCGCCGGGGTCAACCAGTTCTGGGCGCGACTCGACGTCACCGGCATGCTGCCGTTCTGCGAGCGCGTCGTGGAACTGGCCGGAACCGCGCCGGGCACGCCCTGGCCGAAGGGGGCGATCCGGCTGGCCGCCGCGCAGGTGCTGGCCGGCCGGCCGGAGGGGGCCGGGTCGGCCCGCGACTGCGTCGCGGCGTGCGCGGGCCACGCCGACGGCTCGGCCGCGGAACTCGCGCAGGTGTTCTGCTGGCTCGGTGACCTGGACGCCGCGCGGGCGCTGCTGGAGCCGGAGATCGACCGGGCGCGCGCGGCCGACGACGTGTTCCTGCTGGCCTACGCCCTGCCGCGGCTCGCCGAACTCCGCTGGCGCGCCGGCGCGTTGCACGACGCGTACCGGGCCGCGACCGAGGCGGTCGGCATCGCCGAGCAGGTGGCCCTGCCGCTGCTGCGGGCGGAGGCGCTGGCCACCCTCGCCCTGGTGGAGGCGCTGCTCGGGGACGAGTCGGAGGCGCGGACGCACATCGACGACGCGCGGCGGTTCCTGCCGGCGGAGTTCGGGGAGGTCGAGGCCCGGCTCCGGTACGCCGCCGCGATGATGTCGGTCGTCGCGGCACGGTGGGAGGAGGCCGTGACCGACCTGGAGTGGATCCGGTCCGCCCAGGCGCGGGGCGGGATCACCGCGCCTGGCTGGCTGCCGGTCGCCGGTGAGCTGGCCGAGGCGTACGCCTGGTTGTCCCGCCCGGAACGGCTTCGGGACCTGCCGGACGGCGGCCCGGCCGCCACGGCCCGGGTCGCCGGCCTGCTCGCCGCCGAGCCGGACCTGGACGTCGTCTTCCCGGCGGCGCTGGCGCGGTGCGACCCGACGGTCGTCCCGCTGGAGCGGGCCCGCACCCTGCTCTGCTACGGCCAGCGGCTGCGCCGGGCGAAGCGGCGACGGGACGCCCGGGTCCAGCTGCACGCCGCGCTGCGGCTGTTCGAGGCGGCCGGCGCGCAGGGGTGGGCCCGGCGGTGCCGCGTGGAGATCGACGCGACCGGTCGGGGCGCGCCGGCCCGCGACGACCGGACCGTCGACCGGTTGACCAGCCAGGAGCGGCAGATCGCCCTGCACGTCGCGGAGGGGCTGACCAACCGGGAGATCGCGACCCGGATCTTCCTGTCTCCCAAGACCGTCGAGTACCACCTCGGCAACGTCTACCGGAAGCTGCGGCTGCGCTCGCGTCCGGAGCTGATCCGCCACCTGTCCCGCCGGTCGACGTCCGAACCGGACTGA
- a CDS encoding cation-translocating P-type ATPase, translating into MSNGGPGTVTTTATPSIPPPAAGLTSTRAAARLRAEGPNTVAPPRRRGPAGRVLRQLTDPLVALLLAAAVVTTLLRDYPDTAVIVLVVLINTAIGVVQEIRADRAVAALDRLAAPTARVVRDGRDLVLAAAELVRDDLVRLEAGDVVPADLRLTDAARLSLDESALTGESVPVGRSAGEEASAGTVVTTGRATGTVLRTGASSALGRISALVAATRPAPTPLQRRLASLGRVLGLTAVVLSALVFALGVLDGRPVAQMAVTAVSLVVAAVPESLPAVVTLALALGARRMAGSRAIPRRLHAVETLGSVTVIASDKTGTLTEGRMAVQQAVTAGRARYAVTGTGYAPHGEVRHRDEPVGAPDELRRLARAGLLCNDATLTPPTDDRPEWSAIGDPLEAALVAFAARCGVDPETTRDAWPRVAEHPFDQELRRMTTVHRRGDGRYLVVCKGAPENVLTTPLTDADAEELAELTESARRLAAEGLRVLAVASAVVDTPPDPARPTDLRPLGLVGVGDPLRVQAPGIAAGFEEAGIRLVLITGDHPATAAAIGGRLGLWTDGDPLANGDDGDPGRAHPDTRVYARTQPEQKLDIIAGLQSRGHVVAMTGDGVNDAPALRRADIGVAMGGGTEVARQAADLVLVDDDLTTVATAIGEGRRIYDNIRRFLRYALAGGVAEIAVMLLGPLLGLPVPLLPAQILWINLLTHGVPGVALGAEPAEPGTLRRHPRSPQESVLGGGLGRDVLVTGALIAAAALGAGVAAAYADRPWQSVVFMVLGLSQLGVALAVRATRSPGSSDRNRALPLAVAVSAALQVAGVLLPPLRDLLGTAPLALPDLLGCAAVGVLPGMLLRLTRRSG; encoded by the coding sequence GTGAGCAACGGCGGGCCGGGCACAGTGACGACCACCGCGACCCCCTCGATCCCGCCGCCGGCGGCCGGGCTCACCTCCACCCGGGCCGCGGCCCGGCTGCGCGCCGAGGGGCCGAACACGGTCGCCCCGCCGCGTCGTCGTGGACCGGCCGGCCGCGTGCTGCGCCAGCTCACCGACCCGCTGGTGGCGCTCCTGCTGGCCGCCGCCGTGGTGACCACCCTGCTTCGCGACTACCCCGACACCGCGGTGATCGTGCTGGTCGTCCTGATCAACACCGCGATCGGCGTGGTGCAGGAGATCCGCGCCGACCGGGCGGTGGCGGCCCTGGACCGGCTCGCCGCACCGACCGCGCGGGTGGTCCGCGACGGCCGTGACCTCGTGCTGGCCGCCGCGGAGCTGGTCCGCGACGATCTCGTCCGGCTGGAGGCCGGTGACGTCGTGCCCGCCGACCTGCGCCTCACCGACGCGGCCCGGCTCAGCCTGGACGAGTCGGCGCTGACCGGCGAGTCGGTGCCGGTCGGGCGGTCGGCCGGCGAGGAAGCGAGCGCGGGCACCGTGGTGACCACCGGCCGGGCCACCGGCACCGTGCTGCGGACGGGCGCGTCCAGCGCGCTGGGCCGGATCAGCGCACTGGTCGCCGCCACCCGGCCGGCGCCCACCCCGCTGCAACGCCGGCTGGCCTCGCTCGGACGGGTCCTCGGCCTGACCGCGGTGGTCCTCTCCGCGTTGGTCTTCGCCCTGGGCGTGCTCGACGGGCGACCGGTCGCGCAGATGGCGGTCACCGCGGTGAGTCTCGTGGTGGCGGCCGTCCCGGAGTCGCTGCCCGCCGTGGTCACGCTCGCGCTCGCCCTGGGCGCCCGCCGGATGGCCGGCAGCCGGGCCATCCCGCGACGCCTGCACGCGGTGGAGACGCTCGGCTCGGTCACCGTGATCGCCTCGGACAAGACCGGCACCCTCACCGAGGGCCGGATGGCGGTGCAGCAGGCGGTCACCGCCGGTCGCGCCCGGTACGCCGTCACCGGCACCGGCTACGCCCCCCACGGCGAGGTGCGCCACCGGGACGAGCCGGTGGGCGCGCCGGACGAGCTGCGCCGGCTGGCCCGGGCCGGGCTGCTCTGCAACGACGCCACGCTGACACCGCCGACCGACGACCGGCCGGAGTGGTCCGCGATCGGCGACCCGCTGGAGGCGGCGCTGGTCGCGTTCGCGGCCCGGTGCGGGGTCGACCCGGAGACCACCCGGGACGCGTGGCCCCGGGTGGCGGAGCACCCCTTCGACCAGGAGCTGCGCCGGATGACCACGGTGCACCGCCGCGGCGACGGGCGGTACCTGGTGGTGTGCAAGGGCGCGCCCGAGAACGTGCTGACCACGCCGCTGACGGACGCCGACGCCGAGGAGTTGGCCGAGCTGACGGAGTCCGCGCGTCGGCTCGCCGCCGAGGGGTTGCGGGTGCTGGCGGTGGCCTCCGCCGTGGTCGACACCCCTCCCGACCCGGCCCGCCCGACCGACCTGCGACCGCTGGGCCTGGTCGGGGTGGGCGACCCACTGCGTGTCCAGGCGCCGGGCATCGCCGCGGGCTTCGAGGAGGCCGGAATCCGGCTGGTGCTGATCACCGGAGACCACCCGGCGACGGCCGCGGCGATCGGCGGCCGGCTAGGGCTCTGGACCGACGGCGACCCGCTGGCCAACGGCGACGACGGCGACCCGGGCCGGGCCCATCCCGACACCCGGGTGTACGCGCGGACCCAGCCGGAGCAGAAGCTCGACATCATCGCCGGCCTCCAGTCGCGCGGACACGTCGTGGCGATGACCGGTGACGGCGTCAACGACGCCCCGGCGCTGCGGCGCGCGGACATCGGCGTGGCGATGGGGGGTGGCACCGAGGTGGCCCGACAGGCCGCCGACCTGGTGCTGGTCGACGACGACCTGACCACGGTGGCGACGGCGATCGGCGAGGGCCGCCGGATCTACGACAACATCCGTCGGTTCCTGCGCTACGCCCTCGCCGGCGGAGTGGCCGAGATCGCGGTGATGCTTCTCGGCCCGCTTCTGGGACTGCCCGTGCCGTTGCTGCCGGCGCAGATTCTCTGGATCAACCTGCTCACCCACGGTGTGCCCGGGGTGGCGCTGGGTGCCGAGCCGGCGGAGCCGGGCACGTTGCGACGCCACCCGCGCTCGCCCCAGGAGTCGGTGCTCGGCGGCGGGCTGGGCCGTGACGTGCTCGTCACCGGCGCGCTGATCGCCGCGGCGGCGCTCGGCGCCGGGGTGGCGGCCGCGTACGCGGACCGGCCGTGGCAGTCGGTGGTCTTCATGGTGCTCGGCCTGTCCCAGCTCGGCGTGGCGCTGGCCGTCCGCGCGACCCGCTCGCCGGGTTCGTCGGACCGCAACCGCGCGCTGCCGCTCGCGGTCGCCGTCTCCGCGGCGCTCCAGGTGGCCGGCGTGCTGCTGCCGCCGCTGCGCGATCTGCTCGGCACGGCGCCGCTGGCCCTCCCCGACCTGCTCGGCTGCGCCGCGGTGGGTGTCCTGCCCGGGATGCTGCTGCGGCTGACCCGCCGGTCCGGTTGA
- a CDS encoding ribonuclease, producing MTEPEQFGRQQEDPLETGRVFQDAEGRRTTDPAEGEANATRDADRNAAHLAHGEVGPGVPEE from the coding sequence ATGACGGAACCCGAGCAGTTCGGACGGCAGCAGGAGGACCCGCTGGAGACCGGGCGGGTGTTCCAGGACGCCGAGGGACGGCGCACCACCGACCCGGCCGAGGGGGAGGCGAACGCCACCCGCGACGCCGACCGCAACGCCGCGCACCTGGCCCACGGCGAGGTCGGCCCGGGCGTACCGGAGGAGTAG